A stretch of Labeo rohita strain BAU-BD-2019 unplaced genomic scaffold, IGBB_LRoh.1.0 scaffold_112, whole genome shotgun sequence DNA encodes these proteins:
- the septin4b gene encoding septin 4b isoform X2: MPELLSRTLGLEWGKGMRSWLQQGKKFRLFHPPIGVSECTVAPVAMEDSDREADSASDEQDSMPASPEPRPYEVQKHFPKEDSEDSELEHIMGHHPPREGHPFAHHGHHKADSEGEGHSRPQTPGTPTFLRPAAVPRGPGELEHESRHGAQRGHVDFSLPSPISPSRPKSPWGRYDPYDSTEDQDKEYVGFATLPNQVHRKSVKKGFDFTLMVAGESGLGKSTLVNSLFLTDLYKDRKLLNAEGEAHLHLLSAFAAITHTCLYCLSDGCVVLVERITQTVEITKHTVDIEEKGVKLKLTIVDTPGFGDAVNNTECWKSVADYIDQQFEQYFRDESGLNRKNIQDNRVHCCLYFISPFGHGLRPLDVEFMKALHEKVNIVPVLAKADTLTPTEVKKKKIKIREEIEQYGIKIYQFPDCDSDEDEDFKQQDQELKDSIPFAVIGSNTVVEAKGKRVRGRLYPWGIVEVENPAHCDFVKLRNMLVRTHMQDLKDVTRETHYENYRAQCIQSMTRMVVKERNRNKLTRESGTDFPIPMVPGVTDNETEKLIREKDEELRRMQEMLQKIQEQMHTQKEAY, translated from the exons ATGCCTGAGCTGTTGAGTCGGACGCTGGGTCTGGAGTGGGGAAAGGGAATGAGGAGCTGGCTTCAACAAGGCAAGAAGTTTAGATTGTTTCATCCTCCTATAGGCGTTTCAG AGTGTACAGTAGCCCCAGTAGCCATGGAGGACAGTGACCGTGAAGCCGACTCGGCGTCAGATGAGCAGGACTCTATGCCGGCGTCACCTGAGCCCAGGCCGTATGAAGTGCAAAAG CACTTCCCTAAGGAAGACTCGGAGGACTCGGAGCTGGAGCACATCATGGGACACCACCCGCCCAGAGAGGGTCACCCGTTTGCCCACCACGGGCACCATAAGGCCGATAGTGAGGGCGAGGGTCACAGCAGACCCCAAACCCCGGGAACACCCACCTTCCTGAGGCCCGCGGCGGTGCCCAGGGGCCCCGGAGAGTTAGAGCACGAGTCCAGACACGGGGCTCAGCGGGGCCATGTGGACTTTAGCCTGCCGTCTCCCATCAGCCCATCCAGGCCTAAGAGCCCCTGGGGCCGCTACGACCCCTATGACTCTACTGAG gacCAGGACAAGGAGTATGTGGGATTTGCAACGTTGCCAAATCAGGTTCACCGCAAATCTGTGAAGAAGGGCTTTGACTTCACTTTAATGGTAGCAG GAGAGTCAGGTTTAGGAAAGTCCACCCTGGTCAACAGTCTGTTCCTGACAGATCTCTACAAAGACAGAAAGCTGCTCAATGCTGAAGGTGAGGCTCATCTCCACCTGCTGTCAGCGTTCGCTGCGATTACTCACACGTGCCTTTACTGTTTGTCCGACGGCTGTGTTGTGTTGGTAGAGAGGATCACTCAGACGGTGGAGATCACCAAACACACGGTGGATATCGAGGAGAAGGGCGTCAAACTGAAGCTCACTATCGTGGACACACCAGGATTCGGGGATGCTGTCAATAACACTGAATG CTGGAAGTCAGTGGCAGACTACATAGACCAGCAGTTTGAGCAGTATTTCAGAGACGAGAGCGGACTGAACCGCAAGAACATTCAGGATAACCgcgtgcactgctgcctctacTTCATTTCACCTTTCGGTCACGG GTTAAGGCCTCTGGATGTGGAGTTTATGAAGGCTCTTCACGAGAAGGTCAACATTGTTCCTGTACTAGCTAAAGCCGACACACTCACTCCAACGGAggtcaagaaaaagaaaatcaag ATTCGAGAGGAGATCGAACAATACGGAATAAAGATCTACCAGTTTCCAGACTGTGACTCAGATGAGGATGAGGACTTCAAACAGCAGGATCAAGAGCTCAAG GACAGCATTCCCTTCGCTGTGATCGGCAGTAACACAGTAGTGGAAGCGAAAGGCAAGAGGGTCCGAGGACGTCTGTACCCCTGGGGAATCGTAGAAG TGGAGAACCCAGCGCACTGTGACTTTGTGAAGCTGAGGAACATGTTGGTACGAACGCACATGCAGGATCTGAAGGACGTGACCCGGGAAACCCACTATGAGAACTACAGAGCGCAGTGCATCCAGAGCATGACCCGCATGGTGGTGAAGGAACGCAACCGCAA CAAACTGACCAGGGAGAGCGGCACCGACTTCCCCATTCCCATGGTGCCCGGCGTCACCGACAACGAGACGGAGAAGCTCATCCGCGAGAAAGACGAGGAG TTGAGGCGGATGCAGGAAATGCTGCAGAAGATCCAGGAGCAGATGCACACGCAGAAGGAGGCGTATTAA
- the septin4b gene encoding septin 4b isoform X13, producing MDQDKEYVGFATLPNQVHRKSVKKGFDFTLMVAGESGLGKSTLVNSLFLTDLYKDRKLLNAEGEAHLHLLSAFAAITHTCLYCLSDGCVVLVERITQTVEITKHTVDIEEKGVKLKLTIVDTPGFGDAVNNTECWKSVADYIDQQFEQYFRDESGLNRKNIQDNRVHCCLYFISPFGHGLRPLDVEFMKALHEKVNIVPVLAKADTLTPTEVKKKKIKIREEIEQYGIKIYQFPDCDSDEDEDFKQQDQELKDSIPFAVIGSNTVVEAKGKRVRGRLYPWGIVEVENPAHCDFVKLRNMLVRTHMQDLKDVTRETHYENYRAQCIQSMTRMVVKERNRNKLTRESGTDFPIPMVPGVTDNETEKLIREKDEELRRMQEMLQKIQEQMHTQKEAY from the exons gacCAGGACAAGGAGTATGTGGGATTTGCAACGTTGCCAAATCAGGTTCACCGCAAATCTGTGAAGAAGGGCTTTGACTTCACTTTAATGGTAGCAG GAGAGTCAGGTTTAGGAAAGTCCACCCTGGTCAACAGTCTGTTCCTGACAGATCTCTACAAAGACAGAAAGCTGCTCAATGCTGAAGGTGAGGCTCATCTCCACCTGCTGTCAGCGTTCGCTGCGATTACTCACACGTGCCTTTACTGTTTGTCCGACGGCTGTGTTGTGTTGGTAGAGAGGATCACTCAGACGGTGGAGATCACCAAACACACGGTGGATATCGAGGAGAAGGGCGTCAAACTGAAGCTCACTATCGTGGACACACCAGGATTCGGGGATGCTGTCAATAACACTGAATG CTGGAAGTCAGTGGCAGACTACATAGACCAGCAGTTTGAGCAGTATTTCAGAGACGAGAGCGGACTGAACCGCAAGAACATTCAGGATAACCgcgtgcactgctgcctctacTTCATTTCACCTTTCGGTCACGG GTTAAGGCCTCTGGATGTGGAGTTTATGAAGGCTCTTCACGAGAAGGTCAACATTGTTCCTGTACTAGCTAAAGCCGACACACTCACTCCAACGGAggtcaagaaaaagaaaatcaag ATTCGAGAGGAGATCGAACAATACGGAATAAAGATCTACCAGTTTCCAGACTGTGACTCAGATGAGGATGAGGACTTCAAACAGCAGGATCAAGAGCTCAAG GACAGCATTCCCTTCGCTGTGATCGGCAGTAACACAGTAGTGGAAGCGAAAGGCAAGAGGGTCCGAGGACGTCTGTACCCCTGGGGAATCGTAGAAG TGGAGAACCCAGCGCACTGTGACTTTGTGAAGCTGAGGAACATGTTGGTACGAACGCACATGCAGGATCTGAAGGACGTGACCCGGGAAACCCACTATGAGAACTACAGAGCGCAGTGCATCCAGAGCATGACCCGCATGGTGGTGAAGGAACGCAACCGCAA CAAACTGACCAGGGAGAGCGGCACCGACTTCCCCATTCCCATGGTGCCCGGCGTCACCGACAACGAGACGGAGAAGCTCATCCGCGAGAAAGACGAGGAG TTGAGGCGGATGCAGGAAATGCTGCAGAAGATCCAGGAGCAGATGCACACGCAGAAGGAGGCGTATTAA
- the septin4b gene encoding septin 4b isoform X14, whose translation MVAGESGLGKSTLVNSLFLTDLYKDRKLLNAEERITQTVEITKHTVDIEEKGVKLKLTIVDTPGFGDAVNNTECWKSVADYIDQQFEQYFRDESGLNRKNIQDNRVHCCLYFISPFGHGLRPLDVEFMKALHEKVNIVPVLAKADTLTPTEVKKKKIKIREEIEQYGIKIYQFPDCDSDEDEDFKQQDQELKDSIPFAVIGSNTVVEAKGKRVRGRLYPWGIVEVENPAHCDFVKLRNMLVRTHMQDLKDVTRETHYENYRAQCIQSMTRMVVKERNRNKLTRESGTDFPIPMVPGVTDNETEKLIREKDEELRRMQEMLQKIQEQMHTQKEAY comes from the exons ATGGTAGCAG GAGAGTCAGGTTTAGGAAAGTCCACCCTGGTCAACAGTCTGTTCCTGACAGATCTCTACAAAGACAGAAAGCTGCTCAATGCTGAAG AGAGGATCACTCAGACGGTGGAGATCACCAAACACACGGTGGATATCGAGGAGAAGGGCGTCAAACTGAAGCTCACTATCGTGGACACACCAGGATTCGGGGATGCTGTCAATAACACTGAATG CTGGAAGTCAGTGGCAGACTACATAGACCAGCAGTTTGAGCAGTATTTCAGAGACGAGAGCGGACTGAACCGCAAGAACATTCAGGATAACCgcgtgcactgctgcctctacTTCATTTCACCTTTCGGTCACGG GTTAAGGCCTCTGGATGTGGAGTTTATGAAGGCTCTTCACGAGAAGGTCAACATTGTTCCTGTACTAGCTAAAGCCGACACACTCACTCCAACGGAggtcaagaaaaagaaaatcaag ATTCGAGAGGAGATCGAACAATACGGAATAAAGATCTACCAGTTTCCAGACTGTGACTCAGATGAGGATGAGGACTTCAAACAGCAGGATCAAGAGCTCAAG GACAGCATTCCCTTCGCTGTGATCGGCAGTAACACAGTAGTGGAAGCGAAAGGCAAGAGGGTCCGAGGACGTCTGTACCCCTGGGGAATCGTAGAAG TGGAGAACCCAGCGCACTGTGACTTTGTGAAGCTGAGGAACATGTTGGTACGAACGCACATGCAGGATCTGAAGGACGTGACCCGGGAAACCCACTATGAGAACTACAGAGCGCAGTGCATCCAGAGCATGACCCGCATGGTGGTGAAGGAACGCAACCGCAA CAAACTGACCAGGGAGAGCGGCACCGACTTCCCCATTCCCATGGTGCCCGGCGTCACCGACAACGAGACGGAGAAGCTCATCCGCGAGAAAGACGAGGAG TTGAGGCGGATGCAGGAAATGCTGCAGAAGATCCAGGAGCAGATGCACACGCAGAAGGAGGCGTATTAA
- the septin4b gene encoding septin 4b isoform X12: MMLEPSDEPRDQPSSAEDQDKEYVGFATLPNQVHRKSVKKGFDFTLMVAGESGLGKSTLVNSLFLTDLYKDRKLLNAEGEAHLHLLSAFAAITHTCLYCLSDGCVVLVERITQTVEITKHTVDIEEKGVKLKLTIVDTPGFGDAVNNTECWKSVADYIDQQFEQYFRDESGLNRKNIQDNRVHCCLYFISPFGHGLRPLDVEFMKALHEKVNIVPVLAKADTLTPTEVKKKKIKIREEIEQYGIKIYQFPDCDSDEDEDFKQQDQELKDSIPFAVIGSNTVVEAKGKRVRGRLYPWGIVEVENPAHCDFVKLRNMLVRTHMQDLKDVTRETHYENYRAQCIQSMTRMVVKERNRNKLTRESGTDFPIPMVPGVTDNETEKLIREKDEELRRMQEMLQKIQEQMHTQKEAY; the protein is encoded by the exons gacCAGGACAAGGAGTATGTGGGATTTGCAACGTTGCCAAATCAGGTTCACCGCAAATCTGTGAAGAAGGGCTTTGACTTCACTTTAATGGTAGCAG GAGAGTCAGGTTTAGGAAAGTCCACCCTGGTCAACAGTCTGTTCCTGACAGATCTCTACAAAGACAGAAAGCTGCTCAATGCTGAAGGTGAGGCTCATCTCCACCTGCTGTCAGCGTTCGCTGCGATTACTCACACGTGCCTTTACTGTTTGTCCGACGGCTGTGTTGTGTTGGTAGAGAGGATCACTCAGACGGTGGAGATCACCAAACACACGGTGGATATCGAGGAGAAGGGCGTCAAACTGAAGCTCACTATCGTGGACACACCAGGATTCGGGGATGCTGTCAATAACACTGAATG CTGGAAGTCAGTGGCAGACTACATAGACCAGCAGTTTGAGCAGTATTTCAGAGACGAGAGCGGACTGAACCGCAAGAACATTCAGGATAACCgcgtgcactgctgcctctacTTCATTTCACCTTTCGGTCACGG GTTAAGGCCTCTGGATGTGGAGTTTATGAAGGCTCTTCACGAGAAGGTCAACATTGTTCCTGTACTAGCTAAAGCCGACACACTCACTCCAACGGAggtcaagaaaaagaaaatcaag ATTCGAGAGGAGATCGAACAATACGGAATAAAGATCTACCAGTTTCCAGACTGTGACTCAGATGAGGATGAGGACTTCAAACAGCAGGATCAAGAGCTCAAG GACAGCATTCCCTTCGCTGTGATCGGCAGTAACACAGTAGTGGAAGCGAAAGGCAAGAGGGTCCGAGGACGTCTGTACCCCTGGGGAATCGTAGAAG TGGAGAACCCAGCGCACTGTGACTTTGTGAAGCTGAGGAACATGTTGGTACGAACGCACATGCAGGATCTGAAGGACGTGACCCGGGAAACCCACTATGAGAACTACAGAGCGCAGTGCATCCAGAGCATGACCCGCATGGTGGTGAAGGAACGCAACCGCAA CAAACTGACCAGGGAGAGCGGCACCGACTTCCCCATTCCCATGGTGCCCGGCGTCACCGACAACGAGACGGAGAAGCTCATCCGCGAGAAAGACGAGGAG TTGAGGCGGATGCAGGAAATGCTGCAGAAGATCCAGGAGCAGATGCACACGCAGAAGGAGGCGTATTAA
- the septin4b gene encoding septin 4b isoform X11 → MENSTVNNRFRTVLFSHDEVEDQDKEYVGFATLPNQVHRKSVKKGFDFTLMVAGESGLGKSTLVNSLFLTDLYKDRKLLNAEGEAHLHLLSAFAAITHTCLYCLSDGCVVLVERITQTVEITKHTVDIEEKGVKLKLTIVDTPGFGDAVNNTECWKSVADYIDQQFEQYFRDESGLNRKNIQDNRVHCCLYFISPFGHGLRPLDVEFMKALHEKVNIVPVLAKADTLTPTEVKKKKIKIREEIEQYGIKIYQFPDCDSDEDEDFKQQDQELKDSIPFAVIGSNTVVEAKGKRVRGRLYPWGIVEVENPAHCDFVKLRNMLVRTHMQDLKDVTRETHYENYRAQCIQSMTRMVVKERNRNKLTRESGTDFPIPMVPGVTDNETEKLIREKDEELRRMQEMLQKIQEQMHTQKEAY, encoded by the exons gacCAGGACAAGGAGTATGTGGGATTTGCAACGTTGCCAAATCAGGTTCACCGCAAATCTGTGAAGAAGGGCTTTGACTTCACTTTAATGGTAGCAG GAGAGTCAGGTTTAGGAAAGTCCACCCTGGTCAACAGTCTGTTCCTGACAGATCTCTACAAAGACAGAAAGCTGCTCAATGCTGAAGGTGAGGCTCATCTCCACCTGCTGTCAGCGTTCGCTGCGATTACTCACACGTGCCTTTACTGTTTGTCCGACGGCTGTGTTGTGTTGGTAGAGAGGATCACTCAGACGGTGGAGATCACCAAACACACGGTGGATATCGAGGAGAAGGGCGTCAAACTGAAGCTCACTATCGTGGACACACCAGGATTCGGGGATGCTGTCAATAACACTGAATG CTGGAAGTCAGTGGCAGACTACATAGACCAGCAGTTTGAGCAGTATTTCAGAGACGAGAGCGGACTGAACCGCAAGAACATTCAGGATAACCgcgtgcactgctgcctctacTTCATTTCACCTTTCGGTCACGG GTTAAGGCCTCTGGATGTGGAGTTTATGAAGGCTCTTCACGAGAAGGTCAACATTGTTCCTGTACTAGCTAAAGCCGACACACTCACTCCAACGGAggtcaagaaaaagaaaatcaag ATTCGAGAGGAGATCGAACAATACGGAATAAAGATCTACCAGTTTCCAGACTGTGACTCAGATGAGGATGAGGACTTCAAACAGCAGGATCAAGAGCTCAAG GACAGCATTCCCTTCGCTGTGATCGGCAGTAACACAGTAGTGGAAGCGAAAGGCAAGAGGGTCCGAGGACGTCTGTACCCCTGGGGAATCGTAGAAG TGGAGAACCCAGCGCACTGTGACTTTGTGAAGCTGAGGAACATGTTGGTACGAACGCACATGCAGGATCTGAAGGACGTGACCCGGGAAACCCACTATGAGAACTACAGAGCGCAGTGCATCCAGAGCATGACCCGCATGGTGGTGAAGGAACGCAACCGCAA CAAACTGACCAGGGAGAGCGGCACCGACTTCCCCATTCCCATGGTGCCCGGCGTCACCGACAACGAGACGGAGAAGCTCATCCGCGAGAAAGACGAGGAG TTGAGGCGGATGCAGGAAATGCTGCAGAAGATCCAGGAGCAGATGCACACGCAGAAGGAGGCGTATTAA
- the septin4b gene encoding septin 4b isoform X1: protein MAANSEVNSDSEMAECTVAPVAMEDSDREADSASDEQDSMPASPEPRPYEVQKHFPKEDSEDSELEHIMGHHPPREGHPFAHHGHHKADSEGEGHSRPQTPGTPTFLRPAAVPRGPGELEHESRHGAQRGHVDFSLPSPISPSRPKSPWGRYDPYDSTEDQDKEYVGFATLPNQVHRKSVKKGFDFTLMVAGESGLGKSTLVNSLFLTDLYKDRKLLNAEGEAHLHLLSAFAAITHTCLYCLSDGCVVLVERITQTVEITKHTVDIEEKGVKLKLTIVDTPGFGDAVNNTECWKSVADYIDQQFEQYFRDESGLNRKNIQDNRVHCCLYFISPFGHGLRPLDVEFMKALHEKVNIVPVLAKADTLTPTEVKKKKIKIREEIEQYGIKIYQFPDCDSDEDEDFKQQDQELKDSIPFAVIGSNTVVEAKGKRVRGRLYPWGIVEVENPAHCDFVKLRNMLVRTHMQDLKDVTRETHYENYRAQCIQSMTRMVVKERNRNKLTRESGTDFPIPMVPGVTDNETEKLIREKDEELRRMQEMLQKIQEQMHTQKEAY, encoded by the exons ATGGCAGCAAACTCTGAGGTAAACAGCGATTCTGAG ATGGCAGAGTGTACAGTAGCCCCAGTAGCCATGGAGGACAGTGACCGTGAAGCCGACTCGGCGTCAGATGAGCAGGACTCTATGCCGGCGTCACCTGAGCCCAGGCCGTATGAAGTGCAAAAG CACTTCCCTAAGGAAGACTCGGAGGACTCGGAGCTGGAGCACATCATGGGACACCACCCGCCCAGAGAGGGTCACCCGTTTGCCCACCACGGGCACCATAAGGCCGATAGTGAGGGCGAGGGTCACAGCAGACCCCAAACCCCGGGAACACCCACCTTCCTGAGGCCCGCGGCGGTGCCCAGGGGCCCCGGAGAGTTAGAGCACGAGTCCAGACACGGGGCTCAGCGGGGCCATGTGGACTTTAGCCTGCCGTCTCCCATCAGCCCATCCAGGCCTAAGAGCCCCTGGGGCCGCTACGACCCCTATGACTCTACTGAG gacCAGGACAAGGAGTATGTGGGATTTGCAACGTTGCCAAATCAGGTTCACCGCAAATCTGTGAAGAAGGGCTTTGACTTCACTTTAATGGTAGCAG GAGAGTCAGGTTTAGGAAAGTCCACCCTGGTCAACAGTCTGTTCCTGACAGATCTCTACAAAGACAGAAAGCTGCTCAATGCTGAAGGTGAGGCTCATCTCCACCTGCTGTCAGCGTTCGCTGCGATTACTCACACGTGCCTTTACTGTTTGTCCGACGGCTGTGTTGTGTTGGTAGAGAGGATCACTCAGACGGTGGAGATCACCAAACACACGGTGGATATCGAGGAGAAGGGCGTCAAACTGAAGCTCACTATCGTGGACACACCAGGATTCGGGGATGCTGTCAATAACACTGAATG CTGGAAGTCAGTGGCAGACTACATAGACCAGCAGTTTGAGCAGTATTTCAGAGACGAGAGCGGACTGAACCGCAAGAACATTCAGGATAACCgcgtgcactgctgcctctacTTCATTTCACCTTTCGGTCACGG GTTAAGGCCTCTGGATGTGGAGTTTATGAAGGCTCTTCACGAGAAGGTCAACATTGTTCCTGTACTAGCTAAAGCCGACACACTCACTCCAACGGAggtcaagaaaaagaaaatcaag ATTCGAGAGGAGATCGAACAATACGGAATAAAGATCTACCAGTTTCCAGACTGTGACTCAGATGAGGATGAGGACTTCAAACAGCAGGATCAAGAGCTCAAG GACAGCATTCCCTTCGCTGTGATCGGCAGTAACACAGTAGTGGAAGCGAAAGGCAAGAGGGTCCGAGGACGTCTGTACCCCTGGGGAATCGTAGAAG TGGAGAACCCAGCGCACTGTGACTTTGTGAAGCTGAGGAACATGTTGGTACGAACGCACATGCAGGATCTGAAGGACGTGACCCGGGAAACCCACTATGAGAACTACAGAGCGCAGTGCATCCAGAGCATGACCCGCATGGTGGTGAAGGAACGCAACCGCAA CAAACTGACCAGGGAGAGCGGCACCGACTTCCCCATTCCCATGGTGCCCGGCGTCACCGACAACGAGACGGAGAAGCTCATCCGCGAGAAAGACGAGGAG TTGAGGCGGATGCAGGAAATGCTGCAGAAGATCCAGGAGCAGATGCACACGCAGAAGGAGGCGTATTAA
- the septin4b gene encoding septin 4b isoform X5 has protein sequence MAANSEVNSDSEMAECTVAPVAMEDSDREADSASDEQDSMPASPEPRPYEVQKHFPKEDSEDSELEHIMGHHPPREGHPFAHHGHHKADSEGEGHSRPQTPGTPTFLRPAAVPRGPGELEHESRHGAQRGHVDFSLPSPISPSRPKSPWGRYDPYDSTEDQDKEYVGFATLPNQVHRKSVKKGFDFTLMVAGESGLGKSTLVNSLFLTDLYKDRKLLNAEGEAHLHLLSAFAAITHTCLYCLSDGCVVLVERITQTVEITKHTVDIEEKGVKLKLTIVDTPGFGDAVNNTECWKSVADYIDQQFEQYFRDESGLNRKNIQDNRVHCCLYFISPFGHGLRPLDVEFMKALHEKVNIVPVLAKADTLTPTEVKKKKIKIREEIEQYGIKIYQFPDCDSDEDEDFKQQDQELKDSIPFAVIGSNTVVEAKGKRVRGRLYPWGIVEVENPAHCDFVKLRNMLVRTHMQDLKDVTRETHYENYRAQCIQSMTRMVVKERNRN, from the exons ATGGCAGCAAACTCTGAGGTAAACAGCGATTCTGAG ATGGCAGAGTGTACAGTAGCCCCAGTAGCCATGGAGGACAGTGACCGTGAAGCCGACTCGGCGTCAGATGAGCAGGACTCTATGCCGGCGTCACCTGAGCCCAGGCCGTATGAAGTGCAAAAG CACTTCCCTAAGGAAGACTCGGAGGACTCGGAGCTGGAGCACATCATGGGACACCACCCGCCCAGAGAGGGTCACCCGTTTGCCCACCACGGGCACCATAAGGCCGATAGTGAGGGCGAGGGTCACAGCAGACCCCAAACCCCGGGAACACCCACCTTCCTGAGGCCCGCGGCGGTGCCCAGGGGCCCCGGAGAGTTAGAGCACGAGTCCAGACACGGGGCTCAGCGGGGCCATGTGGACTTTAGCCTGCCGTCTCCCATCAGCCCATCCAGGCCTAAGAGCCCCTGGGGCCGCTACGACCCCTATGACTCTACTGAG gacCAGGACAAGGAGTATGTGGGATTTGCAACGTTGCCAAATCAGGTTCACCGCAAATCTGTGAAGAAGGGCTTTGACTTCACTTTAATGGTAGCAG GAGAGTCAGGTTTAGGAAAGTCCACCCTGGTCAACAGTCTGTTCCTGACAGATCTCTACAAAGACAGAAAGCTGCTCAATGCTGAAGGTGAGGCTCATCTCCACCTGCTGTCAGCGTTCGCTGCGATTACTCACACGTGCCTTTACTGTTTGTCCGACGGCTGTGTTGTGTTGGTAGAGAGGATCACTCAGACGGTGGAGATCACCAAACACACGGTGGATATCGAGGAGAAGGGCGTCAAACTGAAGCTCACTATCGTGGACACACCAGGATTCGGGGATGCTGTCAATAACACTGAATG CTGGAAGTCAGTGGCAGACTACATAGACCAGCAGTTTGAGCAGTATTTCAGAGACGAGAGCGGACTGAACCGCAAGAACATTCAGGATAACCgcgtgcactgctgcctctacTTCATTTCACCTTTCGGTCACGG GTTAAGGCCTCTGGATGTGGAGTTTATGAAGGCTCTTCACGAGAAGGTCAACATTGTTCCTGTACTAGCTAAAGCCGACACACTCACTCCAACGGAggtcaagaaaaagaaaatcaag ATTCGAGAGGAGATCGAACAATACGGAATAAAGATCTACCAGTTTCCAGACTGTGACTCAGATGAGGATGAGGACTTCAAACAGCAGGATCAAGAGCTCAAG GACAGCATTCCCTTCGCTGTGATCGGCAGTAACACAGTAGTGGAAGCGAAAGGCAAGAGGGTCCGAGGACGTCTGTACCCCTGGGGAATCGTAGAAG TGGAGAACCCAGCGCACTGTGACTTTGTGAAGCTGAGGAACATGTTGGTACGAACGCACATGCAGGATCTGAAGGACGTGACCCGGGAAACCCACTATGAGAACTACAGAGCGCAGTGCATCCAGAGCATGACCCGCATGGTGGTGAAGGAACGCAACCGCAA TTGA